A portion of the Intestinibacillus sp. Marseille-P6563 genome contains these proteins:
- a CDS encoding alpha/beta hydrolase, which yields MKDSLKKGLIIGAAGSAICVLWHHLLTKKMMQLAMDRVAPQDRSNGKMRVSGSPEMIETTEIVKKAAGQLEKSGCDVVEITAHDGISLIGHWCPCEEPKRTIVAMHGWRSSWSHDFGLIADFWRNNHCSVLYAEQRGQNNSGGDHMSLGLLERYDCLAWTNWINEKTGKSIPIYLAGVSMGATSVLMASELELPDNVFGIAADSAFTSLHAIWKHVSESNLHIPYALHKTGADRMCKKRIQMDADAASTTEALKHCQIPVLFVHGTDDHFVPVEMTYENYKACTSEKRLLIVPGADHCMSYLVGKSTYERIAKEFWEFCEQRKKNP from the coding sequence ATGAAGGATTCATTGAAAAAAGGATTGATAATAGGTGCTGCCGGTAGTGCGATTTGTGTGCTTTGGCATCATCTTCTAACCAAAAAGATGATGCAGCTCGCCATGGATCGGGTTGCGCCGCAGGACAGAAGCAACGGAAAAATGCGTGTGTCCGGTTCACCTGAAATGATAGAAACCACTGAAATTGTAAAAAAGGCAGCTGGTCAGCTCGAAAAAAGCGGCTGTGACGTGGTGGAAATCACTGCTCACGACGGAATTTCATTGATTGGGCATTGGTGTCCCTGCGAAGAACCGAAAAGAACTATAGTTGCCATGCACGGGTGGCGTTCCTCCTGGTCACATGATTTTGGTCTAATCGCAGATTTCTGGCGCAATAATCATTGTTCTGTACTCTACGCAGAGCAGCGGGGACAAAATAATAGCGGCGGCGACCATATGAGTTTAGGTTTGCTGGAACGCTACGATTGCCTGGCATGGACAAATTGGATAAACGAGAAAACAGGAAAAAGCATTCCCATCTATCTTGCCGGGGTATCCATGGGTGCAACCTCTGTGCTAATGGCGTCCGAACTGGAACTGCCGGATAATGTATTTGGAATCGCAGCGGACAGTGCATTTACTTCGCTCCATGCAATTTGGAAACATGTCTCCGAAAGCAATCTGCATATTCCTTATGCTCTGCATAAAACAGGTGCCGATAGGATGTGCAAAAAGCGCATCCAAATGGATGCTGATGCTGCCTCAACTACAGAAGCGTTGAAGCACTGCCAAATTCCTGTTCTTTTTGTCCACGGAACAGATGACCACTTTGTTCCAGTTGAAATGACATACGAAAACTATAAAGCCTGTACATCAGAAAAGCGTCTGCTGATTGTTCCGGGCGCTGACCACTGTATGAGCTATCTCGTAGGAAAAAGCACCTACGAGCGCATTGCAAAAGAGTTTTGGGAATTTTGCGAACAGCGGAAAAAGAATCCGTAG
- a CDS encoding DUF3851 family protein — protein sequence MKPNTELDTMMFFEDALEGERTCLLTELADAVSETRTAADQAAELNEDGESGLLRLMEIWCAMNGTPAVVVFEGSQAELLANVVAQIYAYLLQHPIHCPMGLALYVELRYMTDSLMLGEWYE from the coding sequence ATGAAACCCAATACTGAACTGGATACCATGATGTTTTTCGAGGATGCTCTGGAGGGCGAGCGCACCTGTCTGCTCACCGAGCTGGCTGATGCCGTCAGTGAAACCCGCACGGCGGCGGATCAGGCTGCGGAGCTGAACGAGGATGGCGAATCGGGTCTGCTGCGCCTTATGGAAATCTGGTGCGCCATGAACGGCACTCCTGCTGTTGTTGTCTTTGAGGGCAGTCAGGCCGAGCTGCTGGCCAATGTGGTGGCGCAGATCTACGCCTATCTGCTCCAGCACCCCATCCACTGTCCCATGGGGCTGGCCCTCTATGTGGAGCTGCGCTACATGACGGATTCCCTCATGCTGGGAGAATGGTATGAATAA
- a CDS encoding CD1108 family mobile element protein: protein MNKEPRLRFTEEERADPALEKPIHKADKAAARADKAQAKIPKKQVRQKTVDPETGKVTTKLVLEDKKKPPSKLSHAVRDTPANAALGKLHKEIHESEQDNVGVESAHKSEETVETGVRLAREGYHSHKLKPYRKAAEAEQKLEKANVNALYQKSLQENPQLSSNPVSRWQQKQAIKKEYAAAKRAGQTAGNTASTAKKTGKAAKTVKEKAQEAGAFVMRHKKGFLIAGAIFLLVCMLLNTMSSCSMMAQSIGSVVSGTTYPSDDPELVAVEADYAAKEAELQAEIDNIESSHPGYDEYRYDLDMIGHDPHELAAYLSAVLQGYTRQSAQAELERVFSAQYKLTLTEEVEVRYRTETRTDSEGNSYTVEVPYNYYILNVKLTSKPISSVASELLTPEQLEMYQVYRQTLGNKPLIFGGGSPDMSNSEDLTGVQFVNGTRPGNPELVELAKRQVGNVGGYPFWSWYGFNSRVEWCACFVSWCYGQAGLSEPRFAACQSQGVPWFQSHGQWGARGYENLAPGDAIFFDWDLDGSADHVGLAIGTDGSRVYTVEGNSGDACKIKSYDLNYQCIKGYGLMNW, encoded by the coding sequence ATGAATAAGGAACCGCGCCTGCGCTTTACGGAGGAAGAACGGGCTGATCCGGCGTTGGAGAAGCCCATCCATAAGGCGGACAAGGCCGCCGCCAGAGCGGATAAGGCGCAGGCCAAAATCCCCAAAAAGCAGGTCCGGCAAAAGACGGTGGACCCGGAGACTGGCAAAGTGACCACCAAGCTGGTGCTGGAGGACAAGAAAAAGCCGCCCTCCAAGCTGTCCCATGCAGTACGGGACACTCCTGCCAATGCCGCCCTGGGGAAACTCCACAAGGAAATCCATGAGAGCGAACAGGACAATGTGGGCGTGGAGAGCGCCCACAAGTCCGAGGAAACGGTGGAAACCGGCGTTAGGCTTGCGCGGGAGGGATACCACAGCCACAAGCTGAAACCCTATCGCAAGGCAGCCGAGGCCGAGCAGAAACTGGAAAAGGCCAATGTGAACGCCCTGTATCAGAAGTCTTTGCAGGAAAATCCCCAGCTTTCCAGCAATCCTGTTTCCCGCTGGCAGCAGAAGCAGGCCATCAAAAAGGAATATGCCGCTGCCAAGCGCGCCGGTCAGACTGCCGGGAATACCGCCAGTACCGCCAAAAAGACCGGCAAGGCCGCCAAGACCGTTAAGGAAAAGGCACAGGAAGCCGGTGCTTTTGTCATGCGGCACAAAAAGGGTTTTCTGATTGCGGGTGCGATCTTCCTGCTGGTCTGTATGCTGCTCAACACCATGTCCTCCTGTTCCATGATGGCACAGAGCATTGGCTCTGTGGTGTCCGGCACCACCTATCCGTCGGATGACCCGGAGCTGGTGGCGGTGGAGGCTGACTATGCCGCCAAAGAAGCGGAATTGCAGGCCGAGATCGACAACATTGAAAGCAGCCATCCGGGGTATGACGAGTACCGTTATGACCTGGATATGATCGGACATGACCCCCATGAGCTGGCGGCTTACCTGTCTGCCGTATTGCAGGGATATACCCGCCAGAGCGCCCAGGCCGAGCTGGAGCGTGTATTCTCCGCACAGTATAAATTGACGCTCACCGAGGAAGTGGAAGTGCGCTATCGGACGGAAACCCGTACCGACAGCGAGGGCAACAGCTATACCGTTGAGGTTCCCTACAATTACTACATCCTCAATGTGAAGCTCACCAGCAAGCCCATATCCTCTGTGGCTTCGGAGCTGCTGACCCCGGAACAGCTGGAGATGTATCAGGTGTACCGGCAGACCTTGGGCAACAAACCTCTGATTTTTGGCGGCGGCTCCCCGGATATGAGCAATTCCGAGGATTTGACTGGTGTGCAGTTTGTGAATGGCACCCGTCCCGGAAATCCCGAACTGGTGGAACTGGCCAAACGGCAGGTTGGCAATGTGGGCGGCTATCCGTTCTGGAGTTGGTATGGATTCAATTCCCGCGTGGAATGGTGTGCCTGCTTCGTGTCTTGGTGCTATGGGCAGGCCGGTTTATCCGAGCCGCGCTTTGCCGCCTGTCAGTCCCAGGGGGTTCCCTGGTTCCAGTCTCACGGACAATGGGGCGCACGGGGATATGAAAACCTTGCTCCCGGTGACGCCATCTTCTTTGATTGGGACCTTGATGGGTCTGCGGACCATGTGGGCCTTGCCATTGGTACGGACGGCAGCCGAGTTTATACGGTTGAGGGCAACAGCGGCGACGCCTGCAAAATTAAAAGTTATGACCTGAATTACCAGTGCATCAAGGGCTATGGCCTGATGAACTGGTAA
- the cls gene encoding cardiolipin synthase produces the protein MRQRWLRVLFRRRMLTILLLLLQVYFLICLVLGGSQLSRNFSRLLTIVSIIAVLYIVSQKDKGAYKTAWAILILTFPLFGGLMYLLSNAQSSKWRFAKSVLHTQQKAKPLYALPGICYESATKQLPEYYPQIHYLQEYTGFPIYADTETHYLTPGERKLETLLAELEKAEKYIFLEYFIVQEGVMWNSILEVLKRKTTQGVTVRLIYDDMGCFLTLPKDYAKQLKKHGIQCAVFNPFRPVLTVKQNNRDHRKIAVIDGKVAFTGGINLADEYINAIEKHGHWKDAAIMLKGKAAWSFTLIFLQTWEICTHTDEDYEIFYPWKEQECPVTAKGFVQPYADSPMDEENVGEHVYLHILNNAKKYVYINTPYLIVDDSMLSALRLAAKSGVDIRIITPHRWDKWWVHMTTRSYYRELIKSGVKIYEYTNGFIHSKTFVSDDRTATVGTTNLDFRSLYLHYECGALLYEAKAVMEVKEDFLQTLEICQQVTEKDCKTNIVVHLLQDILRLFAPLM, from the coding sequence ATGCGCCAGCGTTGGCTCCGTGTCTTATTCCGTAGAAGGATGTTGACGATACTCCTGCTACTTTTACAGGTATATTTTCTTATATGCCTTGTACTTGGGGGAAGTCAGCTTTCCCGAAATTTCAGTCGCCTACTGACAATCGTCAGTATCATTGCGGTGCTTTATATCGTTTCCCAGAAAGACAAAGGCGCCTACAAAACTGCATGGGCGATCCTGATCCTAACCTTCCCGTTGTTTGGTGGACTGATGTATCTTTTGTCTAATGCACAATCCTCGAAATGGCGCTTTGCAAAAAGTGTCCTCCATACACAACAAAAGGCAAAACCACTCTATGCACTCCCCGGCATTTGCTATGAAAGCGCAACAAAACAACTGCCTGAATATTACCCTCAAATTCATTACTTGCAGGAATACACGGGGTTTCCAATATATGCAGATACAGAAACACATTACCTTACACCGGGTGAACGAAAGCTGGAAACACTTTTGGCGGAACTTGAAAAAGCCGAGAAGTACATATTTCTGGAATATTTCATCGTGCAGGAAGGCGTTATGTGGAACAGCATCTTGGAAGTTTTGAAGCGAAAAACCACGCAAGGCGTAACTGTGCGACTGATTTATGACGATATGGGTTGCTTTCTCACTCTTCCGAAAGACTACGCAAAGCAGCTAAAAAAACACGGTATCCAGTGCGCCGTATTCAATCCCTTCCGACCTGTTCTGACCGTAAAGCAAAATAACAGAGATCACCGAAAAATAGCGGTCATTGATGGAAAGGTGGCTTTTACCGGAGGTATCAATCTGGCAGATGAATACATCAACGCCATTGAGAAACACGGACACTGGAAAGATGCAGCGATCATGCTGAAAGGCAAAGCCGCATGGAGTTTCACACTAATTTTTTTACAGACGTGGGAAATTTGTACCCATACAGACGAGGACTACGAAATCTTCTACCCATGGAAAGAACAAGAGTGCCCTGTTACTGCAAAGGGGTTTGTTCAGCCATACGCTGACAGTCCAATGGATGAAGAAAATGTGGGCGAACACGTTTACCTGCATATCTTAAACAATGCAAAGAAGTACGTGTATATCAACACCCCATATCTGATTGTCGATGATAGTATGCTTTCCGCTTTGCGTCTTGCGGCAAAAAGTGGTGTAGATATACGCATCATCACACCCCACCGCTGGGATAAATGGTGGGTACACATGACCACACGCTCGTATTACCGAGAGCTGATAAAATCAGGCGTTAAAATCTACGAATATACCAATGGTTTCATCCACTCCAAAACCTTTGTGTCCGATGACCGTACTGCAACAGTCGGGACAACAAATTTGGATTTTCGCAGCTTATATCTGCACTATGAATGTGGTGCTCTGCTCTATGAGGCCAAAGCTGTTATGGAAGTCAAGGAGGATTTTCTGCAAACGCTGGAGATATGCCAACAGGTGACAGAAAAGGATTGCAAAACAAATATCGTAGTGCATCTGCTCCAGGATATACTGCGGCTATTTGCACCACTAATGTAA
- a CDS encoding DUF4315 family protein, which produces MAKNKIQRIDQEIAKVREKIAEYQDKLKTLEAQKTEAENLEIIQMVRALRMTPEQLNAMLSGSAVPGMAAASADYDEQEDTDHEE; this is translated from the coding sequence ATGGCAAAGAACAAAATCCAGCGCATTGACCAGGAGATTGCCAAGGTCCGCGAGAAGATTGCGGAGTATCAGGACAAGCTGAAAACCCTGGAAGCGCAGAAAACCGAGGCAGAGAACCTGGAGATCATTCAGATGGTGCGCGCCCTGCGTATGACCCCGGAACAGCTGAACGCCATGCTTTCCGGCAGCGCAGTTCCCGGTATGGCCGCTGCTTCTGCCGACTACGACGAACAGGAGGACACCGACCATGAAGAATAA
- a CDS encoding helix-turn-helix domain-containing protein, translating to MPIDDLTALGQIMREARKKKDLTQQELSDLSHVSVKQIANIEKGQMNPSYLILRALAKVLNISLDSLINPDVSPEDEGANQMKMLYSSCPSEMRETLLHHTQETMQELTELSKKIEAN from the coding sequence ATGCCGATTGACGATTTAACCGCTTTGGGTCAAATAATGCGGGAGGCCCGAAAGAAAAAAGACCTGACACAGCAGGAGCTTTCAGATCTGAGCCATGTTTCTGTAAAACAAATTGCCAACATTGAAAAAGGGCAGATGAACCCTTCCTATTTGATTTTAAGAGCATTGGCCAAGGTTTTGAACATCTCTCTGGACTCTCTAATAAATCCGGATGTTTCTCCAGAAGATGAGGGAGCCAACCAGATGAAAATGCTTTATTCCAGTTGCCCGTCAGAAATGCGTGAAACCCTGCTGCACCATACACAGGAGACCATGCAGGAATTAACAGAACTATCTAAGAAAATTGAAGCGAATTGA
- a CDS encoding DUF4366 domain-containing protein has product MKNKRIFKTFSALCAALVLMASFSVTAFAQGTDQPPAKDATNDSNVVVEETEDSPALTPEGNAALVDDFGGNKQLITVTTKAGNYFYILIDRANEDKETAVHFLNQVDEADLMALMEDGQTEKEPPAVCNCTKKCETGAINTACPVCSVNMSGCTGKEPEPEKPEEPTEPEKKEPAGVNPAMILVVLALMGGGAFAYFKFIKNKPKTKGNDNLDDYDYGEDEADLEDEDDPWETEESDEPDADGGGDEESEDKTV; this is encoded by the coding sequence ATGAAGAATAAGAGGATTTTCAAAACCTTTTCGGCCCTGTGCGCCGCCCTGGTGCTGATGGCCAGCTTTTCCGTGACGGCCTTTGCCCAGGGGACAGACCAGCCCCCGGCGAAGGACGCCACCAACGACAGCAATGTGGTGGTGGAGGAAACCGAGGACAGTCCGGCTCTGACCCCGGAGGGCAACGCTGCCCTGGTGGATGATTTCGGCGGCAACAAGCAGCTCATCACCGTCACCACCAAGGCGGGCAACTACTTCTACATCCTCATTGACCGGGCCAACGAGGACAAGGAAACCGCTGTCCACTTCTTGAATCAGGTGGACGAGGCCGACCTGATGGCGCTGATGGAGGATGGACAGACGGAGAAAGAGCCGCCTGCGGTCTGCAACTGCACCAAGAAATGTGAAACAGGTGCGATCAATACCGCCTGCCCGGTATGCTCCGTCAATATGAGCGGCTGTACCGGCAAGGAGCCGGAGCCGGAAAAGCCGGAGGAACCCACAGAACCGGAGAAAAAAGAGCCTGCCGGAGTGAACCCGGCGATGATTTTGGTAGTGCTGGCCCTGATGGGCGGCGGTGCCTTTGCTTACTTCAAATTCATCAAGAATAAGCCCAAGACCAAAGGCAACGACAATCTGGACGATTACGACTACGGCGAGGATGAAGCGGACCTGGAGGATGAGGACGATCCCTGGGAGACCGAGGAATCCGATGAGCCGGACGCTGACGGGGGCGGCGATGAGGAAAGTGAGGACAAGACGGTTTGA
- a CDS encoding relaxase/mobilization nuclease domain-containing protein, translated as MATTRIMPLHIGKGRTESRAISAIIDYVANPQKTDHGRLITGYECDSRVADAEFMLAKRQYIAATGRVRGADDVIAYHVRQSFCPGEISPEEANRLGVEFAKRFTKGKHAFIVCTHIDKAHVHNHIIWSAVNTECNRKFRNFWGSTKAVRRLSDTICIENGLSIVETPKPHGKSYNKWLGDQAKPSHRELLRTAIDNALALKPTDLDALLKLLRESGCEVSKRGKSYRLKLPGWGKVSRLDSLGEGYTLEDLLAVLAGQKEHTPRQKPVKQADPPKVNLLVDIQAKLQAGKGAGYARWAKVFNLKQMAQTVNYLTEHQLLDYTELAEKAAAATAYHNELSAKIKAAEKRMTEIAVLRTHIINYAKTRDTYVAYRKAGYSKNFRQEHEEEILLHQAAKNAFDDMGVKKLPKVKELQAEYGRLLEEKKKTYAEYRRSREEMRELLAAKANVDRLLKMDEEQKKEKEKDHGQR; from the coding sequence ATGGCAACCACACGCATTATGCCACTGCATATCGGCAAGGGGCGAACCGAAAGCCGTGCCATCAGCGCGATTATTGACTATGTAGCCAATCCACAAAAGACAGATCACGGCAGGCTCATCACCGGATACGAGTGCGACAGCCGTGTGGCCGACGCCGAGTTCATGCTGGCAAAGCGCCAGTATATCGCTGCCACCGGACGGGTTCGGGGCGCAGACGATGTGATCGCTTACCATGTCCGCCAGTCATTCTGTCCCGGGGAGATCTCCCCGGAGGAAGCCAACAGGCTGGGCGTGGAATTTGCAAAGCGATTCACCAAGGGCAAACACGCCTTTATCGTCTGTACCCACATTGACAAGGCCCATGTCCATAATCACATTATCTGGTCGGCGGTCAATACAGAGTGTAACCGGAAGTTCCGAAACTTTTGGGGCAGCACAAAAGCCGTCCGTCGATTGAGCGACACCATCTGCATTGAGAACGGATTGTCTATTGTCGAGACCCCAAAGCCTCACGGAAAAAGCTATAACAAATGGCTGGGCGATCAAGCAAAACCCTCCCATCGGGAATTACTCCGTACTGCCATTGACAACGCTTTGGCACTAAAGCCCACTGACCTGGATGCGCTGCTGAAGCTGCTCCGGGAATCCGGCTGTGAAGTATCCAAGCGCGGCAAATCCTACCGTTTGAAGCTCCCTGGCTGGGGCAAAGTGTCCCGCCTAGACAGCTTGGGCGAAGGCTACACCCTGGAGGATCTGCTGGCCGTTCTCGCCGGTCAAAAGGAGCATACGCCCCGCCAGAAGCCGGTTAAGCAAGCTGATCCGCCGAAGGTCAATCTGCTGGTTGACATCCAGGCAAAACTCCAGGCCGGAAAAGGTGCCGGATATGCGAGATGGGCCAAGGTCTTTAATCTGAAACAGATGGCACAGACTGTGAATTATCTCACTGAACATCAGCTGCTGGACTATACGGAGCTGGCAGAAAAAGCGGCGGCAGCCACCGCATACCACAACGAGCTGTCCGCAAAAATCAAGGCAGCGGAAAAACGCATGACGGAGATCGCCGTGCTGCGGACCCACATCATCAATTACGCTAAGACCCGCGACACCTATGTGGCCTACCGAAAAGCTGGTTACTCAAAGAACTTTCGTCAGGAACACGAGGAAGAAATTCTGCTCCATCAGGCGGCCAAAAATGCCTTTGATGATATGGGGGTCAAGAAGCTCCCAAAAGTCAAGGAACTGCAAGCCGAGTACGGTCGGCTTCTGGAGGAAAAGAAAAAGACCTATGCCGAGTACCGACGCTCCCGTGAGGAAATGCGGGAGCTGCTGGCTGCAAAGGCCAATGTAGATCGGCTACTGAAAATGGACGAGGAACAGAAAAAAGAAAAAGAAAAAGACCACGGCCAGCGGTGA
- a CDS encoding AI-2E family transporter, producing MFEDIETHKKLSKWIIGTFTACILIYLGIRHISHVADAVMWLKDLLNPLLIGLILALFLNVPLGVIERHLFPKHPTSRKTKMRRPLAILLSFILVIGVFVGVAFLVIPELIDAVSIVISSLTNGLDQLVAFESTADYSKIPFGEQLSQIDIDFLELKDNLNEWLNQLGTTIMDTAASAFGSVVATAVDFAIGLVFSIYILANKEKLKSQITRIVRVWIPACFAERGIHVAAVCEKNFKLFVAGQTTEAIILGSLCAIGMLILRIPYAPMIGALVGVTALIPYVGAWIATLVGAFLILTVNPFKALVFIIFLLTLQQIEGNAIYPKVVGAKINLPAMWVLAAITIGGNLAGPIGMLLGVPAAAATYALLKEATDKRETHLKTQEKEQMGNSHKQNIS from the coding sequence ATGTTTGAAGATATTGAAACACACAAAAAATTATCAAAGTGGATTATCGGAACGTTTACAGCCTGCATTTTGATTTATCTTGGCATCCGACATATTAGTCATGTAGCTGATGCCGTGATGTGGTTGAAAGACCTGCTGAACCCACTTTTAATTGGATTGATTTTGGCGTTGTTTCTGAATGTTCCGTTGGGGGTTATTGAAAGACATCTGTTCCCCAAACATCCGACATCTAGGAAAACGAAAATGCGCCGCCCGCTTGCGATCCTGCTTTCATTTATTTTGGTGATAGGGGTCTTTGTCGGTGTTGCTTTTCTTGTTATTCCCGAATTGATCGATGCAGTATCTATTGTCATATCATCCTTGACGAATGGTCTGGATCAACTGGTGGCATTTGAAAGCACGGCTGACTATTCTAAAATCCCATTCGGAGAACAGCTGTCCCAAATTGATATTGATTTTCTTGAACTGAAAGACAATTTGAATGAATGGTTGAATCAATTGGGAACCACCATTATGGACACTGCTGCTTCCGCATTTGGAAGCGTGGTTGCGACGGCAGTCGATTTTGCGATTGGTCTTGTGTTCTCAATTTATATTTTGGCCAATAAGGAGAAATTAAAAAGTCAGATCACCCGAATTGTCCGTGTATGGATTCCAGCATGTTTTGCCGAGCGGGGCATTCATGTGGCAGCTGTCTGTGAAAAAAACTTCAAGCTTTTTGTAGCAGGGCAAACGACTGAGGCAATAATTTTAGGCAGCCTGTGTGCAATCGGTATGTTAATTCTGAGAATACCATATGCGCCGATGATCGGTGCGCTTGTTGGGGTAACAGCACTGATTCCCTATGTCGGTGCCTGGATTGCTACACTTGTGGGTGCATTTTTGATTCTGACAGTCAATCCTTTTAAGGCACTGGTATTCATTATTTTCCTGCTTACTTTGCAACAGATCGAAGGAAATGCAATCTATCCGAAAGTTGTGGGCGCAAAAATCAACCTTCCTGCCATGTGGGTTTTAGCGGCAATCACAATAGGTGGCAATCTGGCTGGACCAATCGGTATGTTGCTTGGCGTACCTGCCGCAGCAGCCACTTACGCTCTTTTGAAAGAAGCAACCGATAAGCGGGAAACGCATCTGAAAACACAAGAAAAAGAGCAGATGGGTAATTCACATAAACAGAATATATCCTAA